The Elgaria multicarinata webbii isolate HBS135686 ecotype San Diego chromosome 4, rElgMul1.1.pri, whole genome shotgun sequence genome contains a region encoding:
- the SGK1 gene encoding serine/threonine-protein kinase Sgk1 isoform X1, which produces MTVKAEASGSTLTYSKMRGMVAILIAFMKQRRMGLNDFIQKIATNSYACKHPEVQSILKISQPQEPDLMNANPSPPPSPSQQINLGPSSNPHAKPSDFHFLKVIGKGSFGKVLLARHKAEEHFYAVKVLQKKAILKKKEEKHIMSERNVLLKNVKHPFLVGLHFSFQTADKLYFVLDYINGGELFYHLQRERCFLEPRARFYAAEIASALGYLHSLNIVYRDLKPENILLDSQGHIVLTDFGLCKENIEHNGTTSTFCGTPEYLAPEVLHKQPYDRTVDWWCLGAVLYEMLYGLPPFYSRNTAEMYDNILNKPLQLKPNITNSARHLLEGLLQKDRTKRLGAKEDFMEIKNHIFFSPINWDDLINKKITPPFNPNVSGPNDLRHFDPEFTEEPVPNSIGQASDSILITASVKEAAEAFLGFSYAPPMDSFL; this is translated from the exons ATGACGGTCAAAGCTGAAGCGTCTGGATCGACGCTAACGTATTCCAAGATGAGAGGGATGGTGGCGATTCTCATTG CTTTTATGAAACAGAGAAGAATGGGGCTGAACGACTTCATTCAAAAAATAGCCACCAACTCCTATGCATGCAAACA CCCTGAAGTTCAATCTATTCTGAAGATCTCTCAGCCTCAAGAGCCTGACCTTATGAATGCCaatccttctcctcca CCCAGTCCATCCCAGCAAATTAACCTTGGGCCATCCTCTAACCCACATGCTAAACCATCAGACTTCCATTTCCTGAAGGTTATTGGAAAAGGCAGTTTTGGGAAG gTTCTTCTTGCAAGGCACAAGGCAGAAGAGCATTTCTATGCAGTGAAAGTACTCCAGAAAAAAGCAATCTTGAAAAAGAAGGAG gagaaaCACATAATGTCAGAACGCAACGTCCTCTTGAAAAACGTGAAGCACCCTTTCCTGGTGGGACTACACTTTTCTTTCCAGACTGCCGATAAACTGTACTTCGTCCTAGACTACATCAACGGTGGAGAG TTGTTCTACCATCTCCAGAGGGAACGTTGCTTCCTGGAACCAAGAGCTCGTTTTTATGCTGCTGAAATAGCCAGTGCACTGGGTTACCTGCATTCTCTGAATATAGTTTATCG GGACTTGAAGCCAGAGAACATTTTGCTTGATTCTCAGGGCCACATTGTCTTGACTGACTTTGGACTCTGCAAAGAGAACATAGAACACAATGGCACAACTTCCACATTTTGTGGCACTCCAGAG TACCTTGCCCCCGAAGTCCTTCACAAGCAACCCTATGACCGTACTGTGGACTGGTGGTGCCTTGGTGCAGTTTTGTACGAGATGCTCTATGGACTG CCGCCATTCTATAGCAGGAACACGGCAGAAATGTATGACAACATCTTGAACAAGCCTCTGCAGCTGAAGCCAAATATTACCAACTCTGCTAGACACCTTTTGGAAGGCCTTTTGCAAAAGGACAGGACCAAGAGGCTGGGTGCAAAGGAAGACTTT ATGGAGATTAAGAATCACATCTTCTTCTCCCCAATTAACTGGGATGATCTCATTAATAAGAAGATTACACCTCCTTTTAACCCAAATGTG AGCGGCCCTAATGACCTGCGACACTTTGACCCTGAGTTTACAGAGGAACCTGTCCCAAACTCCATTGGCCAGGCATCCGACAGTATCCTCATCACTGCCAGCGTCAAGGAAGCGGCAGAAGCTTTCCTGGGCTTCTCCTATGCTCCTCCCATGGACTCTTTCTTGTGA
- the SGK1 gene encoding serine/threonine-protein kinase Sgk1 isoform X2, which yields MRGKEEKSSLKAFMKQRRMGLNDFIQKIATNSYACKHPEVQSILKISQPQEPDLMNANPSPPPSPSQQINLGPSSNPHAKPSDFHFLKVIGKGSFGKVLLARHKAEEHFYAVKVLQKKAILKKKEEKHIMSERNVLLKNVKHPFLVGLHFSFQTADKLYFVLDYINGGELFYHLQRERCFLEPRARFYAAEIASALGYLHSLNIVYRDLKPENILLDSQGHIVLTDFGLCKENIEHNGTTSTFCGTPEYLAPEVLHKQPYDRTVDWWCLGAVLYEMLYGLPPFYSRNTAEMYDNILNKPLQLKPNITNSARHLLEGLLQKDRTKRLGAKEDFMEIKNHIFFSPINWDDLINKKITPPFNPNVSGPNDLRHFDPEFTEEPVPNSIGQASDSILITASVKEAAEAFLGFSYAPPMDSFL from the exons CTTTTATGAAACAGAGAAGAATGGGGCTGAACGACTTCATTCAAAAAATAGCCACCAACTCCTATGCATGCAAACA CCCTGAAGTTCAATCTATTCTGAAGATCTCTCAGCCTCAAGAGCCTGACCTTATGAATGCCaatccttctcctcca CCCAGTCCATCCCAGCAAATTAACCTTGGGCCATCCTCTAACCCACATGCTAAACCATCAGACTTCCATTTCCTGAAGGTTATTGGAAAAGGCAGTTTTGGGAAG gTTCTTCTTGCAAGGCACAAGGCAGAAGAGCATTTCTATGCAGTGAAAGTACTCCAGAAAAAAGCAATCTTGAAAAAGAAGGAG gagaaaCACATAATGTCAGAACGCAACGTCCTCTTGAAAAACGTGAAGCACCCTTTCCTGGTGGGACTACACTTTTCTTTCCAGACTGCCGATAAACTGTACTTCGTCCTAGACTACATCAACGGTGGAGAG TTGTTCTACCATCTCCAGAGGGAACGTTGCTTCCTGGAACCAAGAGCTCGTTTTTATGCTGCTGAAATAGCCAGTGCACTGGGTTACCTGCATTCTCTGAATATAGTTTATCG GGACTTGAAGCCAGAGAACATTTTGCTTGATTCTCAGGGCCACATTGTCTTGACTGACTTTGGACTCTGCAAAGAGAACATAGAACACAATGGCACAACTTCCACATTTTGTGGCACTCCAGAG TACCTTGCCCCCGAAGTCCTTCACAAGCAACCCTATGACCGTACTGTGGACTGGTGGTGCCTTGGTGCAGTTTTGTACGAGATGCTCTATGGACTG CCGCCATTCTATAGCAGGAACACGGCAGAAATGTATGACAACATCTTGAACAAGCCTCTGCAGCTGAAGCCAAATATTACCAACTCTGCTAGACACCTTTTGGAAGGCCTTTTGCAAAAGGACAGGACCAAGAGGCTGGGTGCAAAGGAAGACTTT ATGGAGATTAAGAATCACATCTTCTTCTCCCCAATTAACTGGGATGATCTCATTAATAAGAAGATTACACCTCCTTTTAACCCAAATGTG AGCGGCCCTAATGACCTGCGACACTTTGACCCTGAGTTTACAGAGGAACCTGTCCCAAACTCCATTGGCCAGGCATCCGACAGTATCCTCATCACTGCCAGCGTCAAGGAAGCGGCAGAAGCTTTCCTGGGCTTCTCCTATGCTCCTCCCATGGACTCTTTCTTGTGA
- the SGK1 gene encoding serine/threonine-protein kinase Sgk1 isoform X3, producing MKQRRMGLNDFIQKIATNSYACKHPEVQSILKISQPQEPDLMNANPSPPPSPSQQINLGPSSNPHAKPSDFHFLKVIGKGSFGKVLLARHKAEEHFYAVKVLQKKAILKKKEEKHIMSERNVLLKNVKHPFLVGLHFSFQTADKLYFVLDYINGGELFYHLQRERCFLEPRARFYAAEIASALGYLHSLNIVYRDLKPENILLDSQGHIVLTDFGLCKENIEHNGTTSTFCGTPEYLAPEVLHKQPYDRTVDWWCLGAVLYEMLYGLPPFYSRNTAEMYDNILNKPLQLKPNITNSARHLLEGLLQKDRTKRLGAKEDFMEIKNHIFFSPINWDDLINKKITPPFNPNVSGPNDLRHFDPEFTEEPVPNSIGQASDSILITASVKEAAEAFLGFSYAPPMDSFL from the exons ATGAAACAGAGAAGAATGGGGCTGAACGACTTCATTCAAAAAATAGCCACCAACTCCTATGCATGCAAACA CCCTGAAGTTCAATCTATTCTGAAGATCTCTCAGCCTCAAGAGCCTGACCTTATGAATGCCaatccttctcctcca CCCAGTCCATCCCAGCAAATTAACCTTGGGCCATCCTCTAACCCACATGCTAAACCATCAGACTTCCATTTCCTGAAGGTTATTGGAAAAGGCAGTTTTGGGAAG gTTCTTCTTGCAAGGCACAAGGCAGAAGAGCATTTCTATGCAGTGAAAGTACTCCAGAAAAAAGCAATCTTGAAAAAGAAGGAG gagaaaCACATAATGTCAGAACGCAACGTCCTCTTGAAAAACGTGAAGCACCCTTTCCTGGTGGGACTACACTTTTCTTTCCAGACTGCCGATAAACTGTACTTCGTCCTAGACTACATCAACGGTGGAGAG TTGTTCTACCATCTCCAGAGGGAACGTTGCTTCCTGGAACCAAGAGCTCGTTTTTATGCTGCTGAAATAGCCAGTGCACTGGGTTACCTGCATTCTCTGAATATAGTTTATCG GGACTTGAAGCCAGAGAACATTTTGCTTGATTCTCAGGGCCACATTGTCTTGACTGACTTTGGACTCTGCAAAGAGAACATAGAACACAATGGCACAACTTCCACATTTTGTGGCACTCCAGAG TACCTTGCCCCCGAAGTCCTTCACAAGCAACCCTATGACCGTACTGTGGACTGGTGGTGCCTTGGTGCAGTTTTGTACGAGATGCTCTATGGACTG CCGCCATTCTATAGCAGGAACACGGCAGAAATGTATGACAACATCTTGAACAAGCCTCTGCAGCTGAAGCCAAATATTACCAACTCTGCTAGACACCTTTTGGAAGGCCTTTTGCAAAAGGACAGGACCAAGAGGCTGGGTGCAAAGGAAGACTTT ATGGAGATTAAGAATCACATCTTCTTCTCCCCAATTAACTGGGATGATCTCATTAATAAGAAGATTACACCTCCTTTTAACCCAAATGTG AGCGGCCCTAATGACCTGCGACACTTTGACCCTGAGTTTACAGAGGAACCTGTCCCAAACTCCATTGGCCAGGCATCCGACAGTATCCTCATCACTGCCAGCGTCAAGGAAGCGGCAGAAGCTTTCCTGGGCTTCTCCTATGCTCCTCCCATGGACTCTTTCTTGTGA